The DNA region GATCTGTCCGTCATGGACTGcgtgacttcgccacttcctTGTGGATTttactaatacaattttggtTGACCAAGCCGTTTCTTGTCGACTAGCGGTTAGTCAACTATTAGGGGACAGccctaaaaaataaaaagaaatatagaattttaactgaaagaaaacaaTATTGACTgcaatatttggtaataatataaCTTCAAAGatgatatttaataatataagaTATTTACAAGCAATTTTTGTATGCCAGTCATATTTGACAGGGAACACTAAAAGTGTAACAGGGTGGGGGAAATTAATACcccaaaattatgaaaaaagtcaaaGTTTTAGTCTATTTATAGGAAAAAGAAAATCAAATCtagtcaaaatgacaaaaaaatatctgtatccaccttattgttcaacgtggaagtaagcctatgggtgagacttctgggtTTTTTagctgctgtagggaaataatgagaagaataacaaagagcagtaaacggtaaaaccgtttgcactacaaaccagtgtgctcataattcaGATAATACCTTAAAATAACATAaggcacaccaatttgcaatatcaagcagccaaacaagctgttttgtacagctaaaaatagctggatgtggatgagacagGAAGCCAAACTCATAAAACTTACAAATGACCACGCCCACTCTTCtttgtgacatcaatggttccataaagaacctttaaagaatcacccaaaaattaaaattagcccattatttactcagtgattattacgttttagatttggatatttttcttacaaaaacatcaattcgctacaggaggcctttattcaccatCCTTAGCCGTGTGAGGCatgttttattatggatggatgcactggacttgtttattggacttgttttggactgatgaagagaaacacctccCTATTGTCATTCTAAAGCttagaagtgccaggataatttttaattcaactctgattggattcgtctgaaagaaggaagtcatgcctggagggtgagtaaataatgggctaattttcatttttgggtgaactatcccttcaacatCCATGAAACTTTTTCAATGCACAAAAGGTATTTAATAGCGGAACAAGGTTCTTtggaatattaaaatgtttttcacactaagaaaaactgttcacagaaaggttctttggggaacccaaaatAGTTAATCACTAcgaaaatctttatttttaagtgtgtaccTCCCAGATTTATTTaagcagctccaaaaagtggcgtGCAATTAATGGCGGGATAAAACCTTTCTTCTCACTCCCAGTTCACCAGTGAACTCAAGCTAACTGGAAGGAACAAATGCCCATATAAGGAGCGTGTGTATCGGTCTCTGGGGGTGGTGCTGAAAGAACAGCTCCACTAAACACGACTTCTTTTAATAGCGGTCCCTTGTGGCAGATTTTCAGGAGACCCTCAGCTGGATTTTTGCTGCCAAGGGGTGCGAGGGCGCTATGACAAGCCATGAATCAGGAAAGTTCCCATGCCGGACCGGAGCTTTGAAAACTGAGGGATATTTTGAGGCGACTATGAGAAGATGAAGAGACAAAACGTGCGGACACTCGCCTTAATTATCTGCACTTTGTCCTATTTACTCATTGGAGCGGGAGTCTTCGACGCTCTCGAGTCAAAGCAGGAGAAAGGCCAGAAGATCAAACTAGACTATCGAAAATTTCTACTTATGTATAAATATAATCTCACCAGACTTGACTTCGATCAGATTGAAAAGGTCGTGTTGCTTCTGAAGCCTCACAAAGCCGGAGTCCAGTGGAAGTTCTCCGGGTCTTTTTATTTCGCCATCACTGTGATAACAACCATAGGTAAGTTTTCAATTCTAATTTGTGAAGACGGTCCTTCTAGTCCAATGATATTTTATAGTCTCATAGCaagttttgtctgtaaaataaTACAGGTTTAGAAATactttttgttcaatttaattcTGTTCATATTTTAGCTTCACAGTATTCTCTCACGGCGTAAATAAGAGAAAACGTACACGTTTATGGTAAAAATGTATGTGAATCGCCTTTATGTGAAAAGTGCGGGAAAAAATTGCCGCGCAAACAATCATATTTATTTGATTAGAGCATAATTTTAGTGTCATAAGTGTTTTACTGATGCTATTTTCTGTTCGTGTGGGGGACATTTACCGAGAAGAATCATTTGGTCTTCCATCGCACCACCTGTGTTATTACGAGCACAGAAAACCAACAGGTCAAATAGGTTagcatattaatattaataggaACCCTAAATTATAGCCTATAAGCTATGCAGTCCCCAAAATCCTGTAAACACCATTTCGTGGAAAAGTTCTGGCAACTACAACAGAACATTTTTAAACgtagaattaacattttactgtgcgcttttatgaaataaaaattaaattcgaATTCAATCTTGGTGAAATATATTCACTAAGATTGCTTAAGACCTAAAATGACATTGTAGGATGCAAATGATGAAAGATATTGAAGAAGAACTCTCCGTACAATCATCACTGAAGTGCTTAATCCTGTGTTACTGTTCATGGTGATTTCGGTCGCTGCTTCCGGTGGATTAATTCAAAAATGGTCATGCATGGGTTATTTTTAGAAGAGCACCCTACAAAATGCTAATGTCTATGTTTCCACCCTGTTTTCAGGAGCTGAAGACAATAATATCGCATTGCATGTTGGAACAACTGTTAGAACTAAACAACGTATTGTATTTCCCTTTAACCTTAATGTTCTGCTTGAACGATCACTTAGAGCTTTTAATAGATCAAAAACACTTTTTAGACTGATAAGACTTGTgatgtaagaaaattatgtacaACACAACATAATTtaatacactctcagaaaaaggtacaaaagctatcaCTAATATGCACCCAAGTGTTAATATTCCCTCTTaggaatacattttttaaaagggTACTGCCTCAGTGACACCTTTTTTTCCTGAAAGTGTATCTTCAAACATTCtttgtgaaaaatataattaaattaaataatataaaataaaaaaaataaaaaataaaaactagttCATTTAGAAGTTATCATTTTTAGATGTTTTAGATGAAATTATATTACCATTTGTTCATGTACTTAAAAAAAGTATAGTCACTCGCAACACATTTTAATGGTTGAGAATTATTGCCTTTGTCTGGATAAAAGCAAGAACGGAAATTCTGTAATGTTATACCTACATAACAGTAGATTATTTCTAAATAATTTGATCTTCATTGTCTTCATTGCCTCGTTGAATATTAGATCCCTGAGTTTATTTGGTATCCCAATACTGAGAGCTATGCGGCGAGCTTCAATAAATCTCCAGGCTAATGCCATATTAGTCTGCCCTCATTGGGGAGTTTACAGCATCATCATAACAAAATTGGGATGGCTAAGTGTAATGAACATCTGTAATAATATTTACAGGATTTTAAAGAACATCTAGTACAAATAAGCGTGGGGAGTGTGTATCTGAGGAATAGTTTGATGAGTCTGGCCAGTAACAAACTGTGAAGTTATTGAAAAGTTTGTTTACCTTATTAAATTCATTCTGACTTATTAAGAGTTTGTTTAAATGACAAACACCCCCAAAGAGCACAAATGTTATTCTGCAAACAGCTGAATTACAGTAAGTAATCCCACGCTGAGTGGACTTTCTAGCAAGAAATTTGTATTTTAGTGATTAAATATTTCCTTAGTTATCACCATAGCTCTCTCTATGTTGCTGTAAATTATTGAACTATTATGCTGCCTCAGAAGTCCATCTGAAATCAGTTTCGGGAGGTACTTTCATGCACAAACTAAGTCATAtactaagtgtatatgactttcttctttcagaccaaTATAGTCAgagttattaaaaaatattaaaaaatgttctggctcttccaagcttaatAAAggtagtgaatggctgttgagattctgaaggaaaataaagtgcatccatccatcacatGAAGAGTTAAAAAAATGCCTCCTGAAGCGAATCGCTGTGTTTGTataagaaatatatttatatttatgactTTCTAAAccttaatctctagcttccgctaactgtcagtGGTGTTCCAGTAGATGACATAGGATGTAGGCATAGCGTAAGCTCTGAGAAGAAGTGGCAAACACAGAAGGATAGAGGTGgacagagcaaaacaaaacagcgGTCATAAATTGGTTTTTGCGAGACTAGCATACTCTCATTGGAGCTTACGTCATTCTCATGTtcacaaacacatcaatttgcttcagaaagcctttattaaccctctggagctgtgtggagtactttttatgttggatggatgcactttttgcttcaaaatctcaacagccattcattgccattataaagcttagtaGAGCCAGCATATCTCTATTTTCCGCAAATTGTCAGTTGCAGCGATGACTTGGACGTAGGCGTAGTGTTTTTTAtgttggatggatgcactttattttccttcaaaatctcaactgccattcactgccattataaagcttagtagagccaggatattttttttaatataactctgagtGTATTCGTCTTaataaagaaagtcatatacacctaggatgacttgagggtgagtaaatcatggggttatttcaattttttggtaaactatcgCTTTAAGCTTTCAGATGCAACCCACATGTCCCTGAAGAGCTTATTTACATACCTGCAAACTTACAAAAGGTCAAAAAGGTGACATGGTTCAGAATATAAACCTTGTAGAGGGGTCTGCAGGCAATTTTTGAGAAAGTAACATGTAAATCAAGCATTCTGGTGCATTCTGACaacaaaataaaaggaaaaaactACATTtgcttcaaagtaaaaaaaacaaaaacaaaacacatttataCCACAACTTTTTGGACTGTGCAACTCATTACATCATTATTGGTGTTAATACTTCTCTTTGTGAGTCTTTTCACTGCAGAGGAAACAGAAGTTGCAACTAAAGTGGCATTAGAgttatttatttacacatttgtTTGATGAAGCTAAAGGGAATGCATTTACACCACAAAAtgtcaaatgcataaataattttataagattaatgtttttaatatttttgaatatacaagTTAGAAATGTTGGGAAAAATGCAGTACTGAAATTAAACCACTAGTAGATGATGGCAAATGACTGTTTTAATGAGCGAGTCATTCcgtcattcattcaaccgatttgttcaaacagctatttttttttccaaatcgaAACAAGTGAATGTGTTTTGTATGAATGTGGTactgaatcatttactcactcgATTCGAAAACTTTTTTAATAAGCGACTTATAAATTGCAAACTTTGTGTTTGCTTCATTCACGCCGACTACATGTTTACATGCAGATGGGAGCATAAGTGTAACATCAAAACGGACTGGATTGGAATGAGCAGACTGACCGGCCGGTCACCGGTCCGGGCTGATCATGCGGAAAAAAATGTTTGACTTGAAGCAGCACCACACAGACTAACCAGCGTCAAAGACTACAGAATACCCAAGACGTGTCACTCGtaaagttttgaatggggaaaaatgcaacactGATTATATCcgtgaagccccgccttcttaatgaaaaatccaatcgttgattagtaaagtcagcgcatcACTGCAGCAGCCGTTAGaagttgctatagaaacaaacAGCGCTCTGAGACATGctctcagtactgcgcatgcgcactggctgatTTAgcctgaaaattaagcttttttaTATGCTATTGTAGCACAGTGAACAATATGATGATGCAGTTgttgtcagatttcattggtgatttcaaatatgaaatttaatagtaagcttggtgaacagttttggagaattttatgtttccccattcaaagagataggagctgcacttgcatgcccgagaGGCATTTCAAAGATGACTGCCCAGTTACAttacttgccttaaagggactttgacagCGTATGGCATCAAAGTACTGTGAGAGCGATTCGAAAGCATGCAGAGCCTTCTGCTTTCTGTAGCTTTCGCGGTAGTTTTATTTCACTCAACGATCGGTCTTCACAGCGCTGCTTCAAGATGAACACCCCTATGGTGTCACTCCAGTCTATGAGCttgcaatctctctctctctctctctacaccCCACCTCATCCCcttccccaaaaaacaaagatctACACGATTCACATTGATGACATATTTTGATTCAAAACGGCGAATTTCGATGAAAAACAACTAGTTTGCAGGTATGTATTTAGCTTGTTTAGGTGCTCTGATTAGGGTTGGACCTGAACTTTGAAatatggtagatctccaggaacaagaCTAGGCACTCCAGGTTTAAACCATTCCAATCGATGCAGGGTATGCAGGGGTTAAGGTCTATAAACATCAATGTAACATCAATTCATCCATGAAAACATTAGTTCTTTCAACCACTTATCTTGTCCTGCTCTTCTTCCCAAGGTTATGGCCATGCCGCCCCCAGTACTGATGCTGGGAAAGCATTCTGCATGGGGTATGCGCTTCTTGGCATCCCCCTCACCCTGGTGATGTTCCAGAGCCTGGGTGAACGTATCAACACCTTTGTCCGCTTCCTGTTGCACAAAGCCAAGAAATGCATGGGCCTGCGGCGGCCGGAAGTCTCCATGGCTAACATGGTGATCATCGGCTTCTTTTCCTGCATCAGCACCTTGTGCATAGGAGCAGCTGCCTTCTCCCACTACGAAGGCTGGACCTTTTTCCATGCCTTCTACTATTGTTTCATCACCCTCACAACTATCGGTTTCGGGGACTACGTAGCCCTACAGAAGGACAACGCTCTCCAGAACGACCCTCATTACGTGGCCTTTAGTTTTGTCTATATCTTGATGGGCCTCACGGTAATTGGTGCTTTCCTCAATCTAGTGGTGCTACGGTTCATGACGATGAACACAGAGGATGAGAGAAGAGATGCAGAGCAGAGGGCGCTGCtctccaaagataaacaaaaagGTCCGGTTTTGCGGCGTCCGGACCCTCCGAGCCCAGCCGCCGTCAGGCGAGATAAAAGGCGTGGGTTGAAGAGCGTCTACGCTGAGGTGCTCCACTTCCAGACGGTGTGCTCCTGCCTGTGGTACAAAAGCCGAGAGAAAATGGTGATCCTCCCGCAGGATATGTCCTTCACTGATGCGCTAATGGAGCAAGGAGATGTATCGCCCCACCACTTCTTCGAGCCTGGCCCCACAGGCTGCGTATGTAACCCTCAACGCTGCTCAGCCATTAGCACTGTGTCTGCTGACCTGAGAAACATCTCACCCTTCAGGCTCTTCTCCAAGAGACGCAGCTCTGTCTGAATCACCTCACTTTCTTATACAGTCACTGTAGATCTTTAATGAGTCACATGAATTATTTTCATAACATTCACGTACAGATGCTTGAACAGACCACCTAGAAGAGCTCCGCTCGGAGTctttttacacaaacacatctgtACTCTATCAACACTTGATGACTTTTATGAGAATTCAAATGGTCTTCTACTtcaaatagctcatttacaccctgATATTGTGCAATAGATGGTAACAgatatttattaaaaacatagtttgaccaaaaaaaaaatcatattttaccTTGTTCAGATGAAAAGCTAATGGTATTAGAGCTGTGGATTTgctcattttcattcattttagtcACTTGTTTGCTTTGTATTACAGGGTTTTGTGCTATTCAGAATTGGACTGAGAACACACAATTTCAATTTAATTCTTGAATTTGAGTTGAGATAACAAATAGAATTTAAATTTGAATGAGGAAGTAGGCTTAAAATTCAAAAAAATCTCTTACAATTTTTAACAAGGAAATAGACCCAGATATTCAAACAGATGGACAAATAGACAGTAATGTAAAAAtaccaaatataattttttatccagtttatatttttttaaaacacttaatttCCCCTGAAGGCTACAGAGCCCCTAAACAGATAAAAAAGAGAGATGGAAGgcaaaaaattatattgcaatgcATTTGTGTTTGCTCACCAAATTTTGCATTCATTGGTGACTAAACTGGTGATGGAAAAAAATATGAGATAGGGGGAAAACTATATTGTAATTTCTTTGAAACAGAACATAATGTTGGTCAGGGGAACGCAGAGGATTTGTGAGTGAACACAAAGCgtttcattataattttttccTCTCATCTCATATTTTTTTCCATGAACACATCCTGTTAGTAAATACATGATATGTGTTGAAATTCTTTGAATAACAATTTAATCAATTCCTCTTCTTATCCATTGACCCTTCGCAGGGAGTTTGATTagcaggcgatctgaccaatcataacgctgaatctgccatttttgttggacaaacaaaccagacaggagagtagatggACTTTCTACTGTCCGTCGGTGGACCTTTTCGGTGGTCAgtgtgtattgatgtctttccgtggttgaaacaagataccttctgatgttaattcatgtttattttgtgctataactagtagtaaagagAGAGATGATTGGTTCATATGCTGCTTGAACTGTggcactacagcgatctgtcacgacacattaaatgttttttttttttgcgtgagAACATGGTGGTTTGTTGGGCATAGCAACAGTAACGAAAGGGGGCGGGTCTTTGcgaagggtaaatttaacttcctGTCCAGTTAACTCAAATTCAACTCAAAGGAGCCAATCCTTCACTTCTGTTATTTGCACAACCCTGTTTTACTGATGGTTTTCGCAATGTTGCGATGTTGAGAAAACTACACCTAACACTCTTTATATGCTTTGTATGCTATGATGTGATATTATTGCCAGTCTGTCACTCAGTTACTGTAATGAGTCCTCTATAATACGCTGTGCTAGACTTCAGTGTAACCAGCAAAATGAAACACCTATCAGGTATTTGTTGAACCAGATGGCATAGCAACATGACTCCTGCTTTCTGCCCAGCTCTATACAGTGTGTTAAAGGAATAATCTGACCTTTTGAAAGCTTCTGAAGTATATTAACCTGATGGAGGTCACGTGGAGTGATAAAACGATATTCAGATTGGCAGCAGATAACTTTGTTTTTCGAAACTAGGACAGAGTTGttaatgtaacagtgtaacagaGTCAACATCTCGCTGCGGAACGTTTATTAGACTCTTGAACCTGACGTATTTAATTACTCTTGATGTTTAGCACATAAAATTCCTTTGAAGATAAAGTATAAATATGACCTTGGTCTGAACTAGAGCTCTAGGAAAAACAGCAGTTATCGCATACGGACTCTCCAAGCTCTCTCAGCACTGATCTGGACATCGTGTCCTGTGTATCCCCCATGATTCAGAGAGGCCTTGCTGCTCAGGCTATGTTTGGCCCACACAGGAGTGTGTGCCATCTTCACATCCTGCCAAGGAGAAAGCGCTTTGTGCCCAAGACTTTGCCTTCAGCTATTAAACCTGCACGACACAGTGACAGAAGGAACGCCATTACAACAAATGCCTGTATTGCCCCCCCCCCATGGTGGCGGCATCTGTTGGTTCTCCTTCTAGATTTTTTTCGTTTTGGCATCTACATCCATATGAAAGGTAAAAAAATATCTTGAACCAGCAGGCCAGTGGGGGCAGGACAGAGTGtacatttctatttctatttttgtCCTTACTACAGGAAACAGGGCAAAAATATTTCTTGACTgattagaataataataaaaagaacagGAAAACACACcagatttctttctttcttttttttttggtctatGTGAAAGTGATACAGTCATGTCCAATGCCAGTGAAACTAAGGAAAGATGTATTTTCACAATGTTTATACTGTAAAGGTTCCATTAACTTTTGGAATACtgcagaaaataagctctgtgaccaTGTTTTGGTCATCATAAATAAACTGCACATCAGAAGTCAAAAGATAAATGTAGGCTATAAATATACTACATCACAGTCAAATGACTTCAACGTCACCCTCACTTAGCTTCTGACAGCTTTTACAAACTTTATTTTCAGTTTGAGTAAGTTTAAGGTAGAAAAAAGTGGACTAGGGGTAGATGAGTTTACCTGTTCGGTGCAACATTTAGTCACTTGTTAGCAACCGGCTTTGTCAAGACAAGGTACGagctttaaaaaaacacaaggggGTATTACTGATGTATTTGATGTTGTATAATAAATTGTGAAaatatcttgagcttgtgtttaccacagaccttatttcaggcatttaaccaaaaaaaaaaaaaaaaaaaaaattcattgacTTAAGGACAACATAAATTATTTTGACCTACAAAAATACACAATCCCTGCAACACTCTATTAGCATGCCACAAACTTGATTTGAACCTGAAACCTTCAGAAAAAAGCAGTTGATTTTAACTTTACATATTTCAAAGTGAAACAGGATgtcacttaccctcatgtcgttccaaacccataaaagctttgtttgtcttcggaacacaatttaagatattttggatgaaaaccggaaggctgtcccattgactgccaggtaAATACCACTGTCAAGACCCCAGAAAATATGAAAGCATCGTCAAAATAGTCTGTGGTTCAATCTGAATTTTATGAAGCATTGGGAATACTTcttgtatgcaaagaaaaaaaaacgactttattcaacaatttgtctcaTTTGCATCACTGtatagcaccattttggagaatATCAGCTGgacgttttatacatattttggattatgggggcgccattatttcagtgatgtgaaatggttgcaatCGGTGAGCTACTGAGGCTACCTGTTGATATTTTTACCTCAACTTAACTCGGAacacacaactcagaaaataaaatactgatacaatgagcacagctactaaaagagcttaaaccaaatgccgtaccattgtTTTTTCTCACAAGGAATCTAAACGCcacggatatcgagtgaaatctgcgCTGAAAATTGCAGCATGATGAcaagcgtttcttgtctctgctgtttgtaaacTCTTTGCAATGGCtttggtctactaaaagcctcaaaagcaTTTTTGTGGGTCTTTAGCACTGATCTATATATAATGACTATTGTAGATCAGTGGTCTTTAGttagttttattcattcacaggcatcttcccattcttttctcctcttcttatcgctaggaaagcagtgaagactaatgctgccttcatgtgctatcgtaattatggtaaataccaaaatccgacatcgaaattgcacatgaacacccactcacgttgtaatttccactggaaagctcgaaattttttatgatacccgagctgccgagatgggataaactttgacctttcaacatggcggacagcaacgaaactatactgaatggtaaacattgcatgatgttaaaagttaaaaaaaacttatataggctatataaaatatatatacttatataggcttatataaaacttatataggctagctaaaacagaaccattagttagtattgtctttaaaaaaaactatactattcatgatcaataagatatacagcctatcatttatcgtttgcgttttgatgcatcctcttcttcctgtagcagatgcattagggagtttataaccgttttaaaacttttacccaaatagcatgtgaggacaaattccgagtccgccatgtttctcttcactacgacaacaaaagcacctgaacacgacacactggtaatttccacttcacaagtggaaagcatcatctttcccatatcacatgaaggcagcattacatCGCTTTTCAACTGGAAATTACAACCAAAaactgcacaatgtggcatcgcaTCAGTATTtttgagttgtgttgtggtaaaaatagcaacaggtataGTCAGTGggtcacagagtgcaaccatttcatgtcatcaaATAGCGCCCCCTATAGTCTAAAATATGCATATAAATTAtgtgattttttaaaattacatacagtaaatctttcatgggttttctactacacgTTTCAGTAAGACACATCATTAACTTTATATTAAGTCATACAAGTTCCGGAaccttaagtttttttttcatgctgaa from Garra rufa chromosome 21, GarRuf1.0, whole genome shotgun sequence includes:
- the kcnk3b gene encoding potassium channel subfamily K member 3 — encoded protein: MKRQNVRTLALIICTLSYLLIGAGVFDALESKQEKGQKIKLDYRKFLLMYKYNLTRLDFDQIEKVVLLLKPHKAGVQWKFSGSFYFAITVITTIGYGHAAPSTDAGKAFCMGYALLGIPLTLVMFQSLGERINTFVRFLLHKAKKCMGLRRPEVSMANMVIIGFFSCISTLCIGAAAFSHYEGWTFFHAFYYCFITLTTIGFGDYVALQKDNALQNDPHYVAFSFVYILMGLTVIGAFLNLVVLRFMTMNTEDERRDAEQRALLSKDKQKGPVLRRPDPPSPAAVRRDKRRGLKSVYAEVLHFQTVCSCLWYKSREKMVILPQDMSFTDALMEQGDVSPHHFFEPGPTGCVCNPQRCSAISTVSADLRNISPFRLFSKRRSSV